From Gossypium raimondii isolate GPD5lz chromosome 11, ASM2569854v1, whole genome shotgun sequence:
CAAATTCCTTGATTATGGTTGTATGGTTTGCTCGATTAAAATCCAAGCCTATTACAATTGGTATTAGAACTTGTGATTCAGTTAAAATGTTGAGTTTTTTGAGATGGCGTCTTTGGTAAAGGGTTAAGATGTCCTACAAAACACTAGTGGGAGGGTTAAGAAGGTTAGTGCTTTGAGGGATATGTTGTTGATAATGAAAGACAAAGTTACCAAACTCAAGATAACCATAGGAGCTATTTGAGAAAGCTTTAAGATTGTGAGGGTCACATTAAAGAATTGGACTATAGGAGAAGAActtaatggtgaaattatagtgTGCTTTCAAAGCAATGGTTGGACTtgcttattaatatatatatatatatgcttttgaAGTCATAGTTGACGCTTTGAAGAAAGGGATGAAAGAGCTTACAGGGAGATTGTTTTGTGCAAAACAACTTTGGTTAATAATGTGCTAGCATGACACCCTAGCACACAAGATTGAGATCCTTAAATCAAAAGAGTTCAAGAAATTAGGTCTACAAAGGATGTGAACAAGTTCTTTGTAGAGATGGAGCAATACTTTTGCCTTGTTGGCACAAAGATAATGTCTTAAggtatatgttatttttatatattttattgatgtcGTTATTTTGTGGTAGAGTCATAAATGTACAAATGAAACACGAAGAGACACGAAGAGGCATTGCTACAAAGACTTAGTGGAGTTTCAAATCGAgtttaaacaatatttttacctaaagTATGTTGaagcaataaatataatatttttttaatgtggtctaatataatttattatgatttatattttatagtctcaacaaaatttatattttatagatttatgttGCATGATTTGCAtcaaatatgtattatttaatatctataaatttattttaaatttaaatttaaataattattaaataataatgcacttatcaaaattataaaaagagatTGCGTAAACTACATCCaaggttattaaattattagtaagtgtacgttttggtcactaaatttcaaaaacttacaaaatgatcattggATTATTAGAAAGTTTTCGTTTAAGTGGCTGAActgttcaaaagtttttatttaagtcacggagttattaagttttttttttttaaaattcgacTAATAAGCTCCAAGCAACAAATTGACAATCAGTAGGTGGATTAGTACTCATCAATGAGTAGAAAAACATATCCTAGATCCAAATTGATTGACGCTTAGTGCTGAAAATCGAAGaagaaatgtttttgaattttgatttggagTATCGTGacatttaaaattgttttatgaaaaaaaaactaaatgtaaaagagaagaagaaagagagcTTTTGATTAGTACAAGAGATGTAGAAAGAGATGGTCATgtaacaacaattttaataacctaatgatttaaataaaaacttttaaataatttgataattattttgtaacattttaaaattgagtaactataaaattttactgatagttgattgatgattttGCCGAAAATTATTGTGTAAAACTAGATCTGTAATGGATGGTTAAACAAGTAGACAAAGGGGGAAAATGTAGAGTGCAGTGTAGGTGGCCATAAGCCCGCCTCGCCAGTACTCAGTTTGGGCCTAACGACATAGTTTGACATTTAACTGTACAAACCGACTAGGAGCCCAATGGTGTTCTAGATTTCTAAATTGTAAGGCTTTTTTGTCCAACTAACATTGGTATACAAAATTGTTGGCGAAAATGACAAAAGAGTTGTAGGAGAAACAGTCCAGACCTTCGGTGGCCaaatctctctctctcaaaTTTACGTTTGAGATATTTATCAGCTAATATGTATCTCTGTGGCTAAGAAAGGGAGAGTTTGGATAAGCCCTTCATGGCTTAGTTTTCTTCTCATCACCATCCCCCAATTCACCATCCTTACTCGTTAGAGACACACAGCATTATTGCATTGAGACAAGGGACAGTGTCTTAGAATCAGAGATGCAACCAAAATAAAGCCAAGTCCCGAATATTTTAAcccacaaaattaaaataaaaatagaaatcgtCATTCCATTTACAACCACCAATAGCTTACCCACACCCAATGCCACAAACAAACTTTGCATATATGAATTACCTCCACTTCAACTAACTACCTTCTTCCACAACccaaaacaagaagaaaaacaaaaatggccATGGCAATGGCGCTTCGACGACTCTCCTCTTCCATTGACAAGCCTCTCCGTCCTTTCTTCAATGCCCCTTCCCTCTATTACATggtttcttcttctctttcatttcttcttcttctgaaTTTCTGCAATCATTtcctttttaatcttttttttttaattggtgaGTGCAGTCGTCTTTGCCAAATGAAGCTGTGTACGAGAAGGAGAAACCTGGCGTCACTGTaaacttctttttttaaaagaattctaGTTTCAGTTTATTTAGTTTTAGATTGAAAATACTCTCTTTATTTCACTTTaactattcaattaaaaatttttaaatctttcTTTCTATACAGTGGCCAAAGCAACTGAATGCTCCACTTGAAACCGTTGATCCTGAAATTGCTGACATCATCGAGCTAGAAAAAGCGCGCCAATGGAAGGTACCTTCTTATCCAAGTTCcaacttttcaatttcatttccttCACATTTATATCATgttaactaatttttttcaaagaagaattttaataatgatGCATAAAAGAATACTTTAAGAGTCATATTTGAATTTCATAGCAGATAATAGCTAAATTAGGCTACTCTGTTGTAAACTGATTGATAAACTAAGATCACATGTACTGTTGATGATCAGGAAATACTTATTTAAGTGCATGAACATgctaaaattataaagtttttaagatttttaaattaagtgaaataaaaCATGTTTGGTTTTCAAAGGGACTTGAACTCATTCCATCGGAGAACTTCACTTCGGTGTCAGTGATGCAAGCAGTTGGGTCTATCATGACCAACAAGTACAGTGAAGGGTATCCCGGTGCTAGATACTATGGAGGGAATGAGTAAGTTCATCTTTCTTCATACTCTTTTTGATTCTACCAATTACCAATATATTGTTTTTGGGTGTTTGATTTGACCAGAATCAGTAAATTTATGTTATACTTGGATGCTTGagtgattttaaatttcatgttttaggtACATCGACATGGCAGAGACATTGTGTCAGAAGCGTGCTCTGGAAGCATTCAGGTTAGATCCTGAAAAATGGGGAGGTAAGAGATATGTCTAATTTTATTATGGCTATAAATTTAGTTACTTGTTGATGCTTCACGTTTTGGGAAGAAcatttgtttctgttttgagCCTTATTAGCATTTGGTTGCTGACATGGTTTCTATGTTTATCGAACTTTGTTGTATGGCAGTGAATGTGCAGCCCCTTTCTGGTTCTCcttccaattttcaagtttacaCTGCACTCTTAAAGCCTCATGACAGAATTATGGCACTTGATCTTCCCCATGGTGGTCATCTCTCTCATGGTTATCAGGTACTCCAAAATCCAATTGGTAATTTGGTTTCACTGACATGTTTTCGTTTACTTGCTGACGGTAATTAAGTACACTATGACTTTGCtaaagcttttttttctttttgagtaaCTTGTAGCATCACAATTCCtagtgtttgttttttttatacaatgcctagaattacccatagtccctccccaacccttaaataagaggataatgcgtttcagcgcGCCCAAACACACGTTCTCTTGCACTGGCAACAATACCGATGCCaattgagctaagactcaatcagcaATTAAGTGTTAAAGCTATATTGCTAGATATTATTCTATTCAAACATCAGTTGGATCTGCCTCAGCAACTGCTGGAGTTACTTAAAAAGGATGGATGATTGTTCCCTAatgtctttttcttcttatttggTTTTCTGAAAAATGGTGGACAGAGTTAAAAGATAGTAGtgataattaagaaattatgccccaattttgatttctttccatGCATTTGCATTGTTATTTCTGAGAACAGATACCTAGTACAAGTTTTAGAACACCAAGCTGGACAGTCAGCTTTACTCTCTCTCTGTCTCATTTAAACTTTTATGGTTCTCTTTCGAAGTCCCAGTCTCATGTAATATTCTCCGAGTTTTCTCCCGAAACAGATTGTCTAGTTGAGACCGTCACTCATATTTTGCCTGGTAGTTGAGATTTGAAGGTCTGCTTTTGAATCTTTCATCTCTTGTGCGGCAGTATGATAAAGCATGTAACATTCTTTCTCTTCTGGAAGTGTCACCTTATTGCCAATGTATTCACATCTCTATACTCTGATGCTTAAGTGGATTTAAATGACTGAAAGCAGTTCCTTAAGAACTCTTCTTGTTTGTATCAGTATTTTTCTGGTTGCAGCTTTAAACTTACATGGTTTCATTTGTGATTGCTTAGACGGACACCAAAAAGATATCTGCTGTGTCCATATTTTTTGAGACAATGCCATATCGGTTGAATGAAAACACTGGCTATATCGACTATGATCAGGTATGTTATCAGTTTTCAAACTGTGCTAGCTTcttagtttttctttctttccttctcgTTCAAAACGGATAAAATTTCAGCATGTGATTGGATTCCGGGTAGAATATTTTCTTGACATCAAAGTTTTTAATTGCAGTTGGAGAAGAGTGCAACTCTTTTCAGGCCGAAATTAATAGTTGCTGGTGCCAGTGCTTATGCACGTCTGTATGATTATGCACGCATTCGAAAGGTAACCATCTTTTGATTtacttaagccatttggttgagtTGTCAATTCATCATACGTCATGTTCTTGACCCCGTTGGATGTCGCATTTGTTACACAATAACCAGGTTTGTGACAAGCAAAAAGCAATAATGTTGGCAGACATGGCACACATCAGTGGTTTGGTTGCAGCCGGTGTTATCCCTTCACCTTTCGAGTATGCCGATGTTGTTACCACCACAACTCACAAATCACTTCGTGGGCCTCGTGGAGCCATGATTTTCTTCAGAAAGGGAGTGAAAGGGATTAACAAACAAGGGAAAGAGGTAAGCTGCTGAAAGTAAACTTTGCATCTTTCAAAGATGTTAGTGGCACAAAGATTTAGACTAGTGCTCTTTTTCCCTGCAGGTTCTGTATGATTATGAAGACAAAATCAATCAGGCTGTCTTTCCTGGACTTCAAGGTGGTCCGCACAACCACACAATTACTGGTCTAGCAGTTGCACTGAAACAGGCAACAACTCCGGAGTACAAGGCCTACCAAGAGCAAGTTCTCAGTAATTGCTCGAAGTTTGCACAGGTATCATTGACAAGATGTTGAAGAACTTGTTATGCAACCAAGCATGGAAAATGTCTTGTTAGAATGAGCCAGTATGATAGGAGGCATTCTTAGGGACATGTTAGATGGttttaaacaataaacataTGGGGTTCTCTATTCTTAAATGCCCAATGTTCTAACAACCAAGATCTTCCCAATTTGCAGACTCTAGCTGCAAAAGGATACGAACTTGTTTCTGGTGGAACAGAGAATCATCTAGTTTTGGTTAATCTGAAGAACAAGGTAAGAGACAGACATTTTTGTCCTCAGGCCACTTAGAGACATTAATAAATCTTCTTTAAAAGTTCTTATGTGCAAGACAATGCTCTTCACTAGTAAGATGCTTTTTATTGAATGGTCTCTACAGGGCATTGATGGCTCCAGGGTTGAAAAGGTATTGGAAGCAGTTCATATTGCTGCAAACAAAAACACTGTACCTGGAGATGTGTCTGCTATGGTTCCTGGTGGCATCAGGATGGGTAAAGGCTTTTACCATTAATGTTGTGCTCACATGAATAACCTTATTCTGACAAATCTGGTTGCATATCAGGAACTCCGGCTCTTACGTCTAGGGGATTTGTTGAGGAGGACTTTGTCAAGGTAGCAGAATACTTTGATGCTGCTGTGAACTTGGCAGTTAAAATCAAGGCTGAAACTACAGGTTTTTGCAAGCCTCTATTCCCTCCTATTTTAGTCTCTATCTCTGTCTCTTGCCTTATGCTTGTTATTCTACCTATGTTGCTTCGatgatctttttcttttttgaagcaCCTGTGTTCAACACATTTGTGAACATAGTTATGGGGATACGATCCTCTGAAGGAAAATCTTAAAGAAAAATCGAACATACCCATATCTGACACTCTAGTCCAAATAGTATAGCGTGCTACTAATTTGTGGATGCATGCTGTTGATTTTGGGTAATCCAGGGACAAAGTTGAAAGACTTTGTGGCCACACTGCAGTCTGCTCACTTTCAATCTGAGGTTGCAAAACTCCGCCAAGATGTTGAGGAGTATGCAAAGCAATTCCCCACAATTGGGTTCGACAAGGAAACCATGAAGTACAAGAACTAAAATATCAGCCTTGTCTCGAAGGTATATTATTAACTTCACCTTGCTAAGTCATCTCTTAAATCTTGATAAGGCAAATTAGTTGACATCAAAAACCCAATTATGTTTTCCATATTTGCAACAAGACATGTTATTTTGGTTCTTTTCTTCGTCTTGTCATGTTTTTTGGCTGATTATTCATATGTTTGGACACAGGTATGCATGAGATTTATTAGTAGTGGAGGCGGACCAGGAATAAAACTTTACTAGCAGGCCAAATTGTGTAGAATGCGAATTAACCTTTCAAGGGTCTTAATGAGAAAACTTCGGTTTGCATCTTCACTAAAtgtgtatacatacatatatgaaaGCATATTTATGATATGAAACATCAAACTTTGCTTTGAGATATAATATTACTGTCTAGAATTTGATTTCTATGGTAAATGCAAAGTTCATATGTATGAATAACAAATATGCTTGTTATAACCCCACGCCTACGGAGAAAGTATCGCTCTGATGTTTTCAAGAAGAGTCGTTACTTATATGCAATTTCATTAATGCTTTTGATTTCCCAAGCTCACCAGGCTTATATTGGAACACACTCGAGTTATATCCTAACttgagtttaatttgaatattgttAAAGAGGCAATCATAATATAAGAGATACATTCAAAAGTCTAAACTAATTGCCCAAGATGTGTAGTTAACTCATGGATAAGTTTGATCTTAGCTATTCCATTAGCGGCAGCTTGTTGATTGCATATAGTTATCACTCTCAGCTACAACCCTCTTATAACCTTTCAATTAACAGTCCAGCAGCGCCCTTGCTTTTGCCTTTTGCCTAATATCTTAGCATATCAACAACCCAACCAGCATTTGCATCACGCAAAACACCACCAATGGCTGAAATGTCTGAACCAATAGTTGAGTTCAATCCATCCAACTCCATTGGTACGCCAACGTGGAATTAATAGCTCCCAGTTGAGATAAGCTTCTTGTCCAAGACAAACTCCTCCCTGAAACCTCTTTGCAGCTACTATtctcttctttaaaaataaaagcattgcgccttttctataaaaaaactCTAACAAACAATAAGAAATAATGAGCACCAATTGGTTCTCTAAATGCTCAAGTCTCCAatgttattttagtattattttttaaattatatgaaaagttttaaaataatttatcatggTAATTTTATATACGAAcgaatataaattatttaaaattttcaataatatattatctATACTAAAAGGAAGACACCTGtccttacttttttttttttacattattaacaataatgataaaatttcaatgGTGGTCCCTCTATTTttagttacaaaatggtcaaatCTCAATTTCGGTCCTTTGACACCTGTCCTTTTTTTCATTACCAacaataatggttaaatttcaattgtAGTCTAAAAGGCAAAGATTACAAAAACTTAGAATATAATCTAAAGATAATTAACGTAATGAGAAGCATGAATAGAAAGCATAACataccaatttttattttaagataagATCATCATTTAAACCTATTATTTGCATTTtccttaacttaataaattaaaacataaaactatTACATTTCTATTTTACTATTATCGAATATTCATTAAATTCCTACTTTATTCCATCCTAATAATATCTTTGAGTTTTTTctcaaatgtttttttatttttgtaaatttttccAATGCCCCTAATGGTTAGGATGCAATTTTCCTAAGAGATCAAATTGGGTCATGCCCCCTTGTTTGGGCTTTCAGTCTAACCTCTTGGCCttttagccattttaataaataaaaaaaaatcaccttttctcttcatcttctccCCATTTACCCCATAGTTTGTGCTTTAATTTCCACATTTCTCCTTGCTGTTCATATTCTTTCTCCATCTGTCCCCGTCCCAAGTTTTCATCACTCTTCTCATTCTCTATCTGCCTCTTATTTGTTTTCTGCTTactcttttctctctcttcctTCAATGGCTTCTTCGGCTTCTGTTGATGACAACATCGAGTCTAATCCTCTCTTGCAAGATTTTGACGTTCCTCCTTTTGATGTTGTTGAAGCCAAGCACGTTAGGCCTGGGATTCGTGCCTTGTTGAAGAAACTCGTATGCCCTTTTGATCTTTTGGACTGTTTCCGATTCTGACTtttgagtttctttttttttagtgaTTGGT
This genomic window contains:
- the LOC105804112 gene encoding serine hydroxymethyltransferase, mitochondrial; translation: MAMAMALRRLSSSIDKPLRPFFNAPSLYYMSSLPNEAVYEKEKPGVTWPKQLNAPLETVDPEIADIIELEKARQWKGLELIPSENFTSVSVMQAVGSIMTNKYSEGYPGARYYGGNEYIDMAETLCQKRALEAFRLDPEKWGVNVQPLSGSPSNFQVYTALLKPHDRIMALDLPHGGHLSHGYQTDTKKISAVSIFFETMPYRLNENTGYIDYDQLEKSATLFRPKLIVAGASAYARLYDYARIRKVCDKQKAIMLADMAHISGLVAAGVIPSPFEYADVVTTTTHKSLRGPRGAMIFFRKGVKGINKQGKEVLYDYEDKINQAVFPGLQGGPHNHTITGLAVALKQATTPEYKAYQEQVLSNCSKFAQTLAAKGYELVSGGTENHLVLVNLKNKGIDGSRVEKVLEAVHIAANKNTVPGDVSAMVPGGIRMGTPALTSRGFVEEDFVKVAEYFDAAVNLAVKIKAETTGTKLKDFVATLQSAHFQSEVAKLRQDVEEYAKQFPTIGFDKETMKYKN